In Leopardus geoffroyi isolate Oge1 chromosome D1, O.geoffroyi_Oge1_pat1.0, whole genome shotgun sequence, a single window of DNA contains:
- the ZNRD2 gene encoding protein ZNRD2 has product MALNGAEVDDFSWEPPTEAETKVLQARRERQDRISRLMGDYLLRGYRMLGETCADCGTILLQDKQRKIYCVACQELDSDVDKDNPALNAQAALSQAREHQLASASELPLGSRPAPQPPVPRPEHCEGAAAGLKAAQGPPPPAGPPNADVLACTQEALLQKLTWASAELGSSTSLETSIQLCSLIRACAEALRSLRQLRH; this is encoded by the exons ATGGCCCTGAACGGCGCTG AAGTCGACGATTTCTCCTGGGAGCCCCCAACCGAAGCGGAGACGAAGGTTCTGCAAGCGCGACGGGAGCGACAGGATCGCATCTCCAGACTCATGGGCGACTACCTGCTGCGTGGTTACCGCATGCTGGGCGAGACGTGCGCGGACTGCGGG ACGATCCTCCTCCAAGACAAACAGCGGAAAATCTACTGCGTGGCTTGTCAGGAGCTCGACTCAGACGTGGATAAAGATAATCCGG cTCTGAACGCCCAGGCTGCCCTCTCCCAAGCTCGGGAACACCAGCTTGCCTCTGCCTCGGAGCTCCCCTTGGGCTCCCGGCCAGCCCCTCAGCCCCCAGTACCCCGTCCAGAGCACTGTGAGGGAGCTGCAGCAGGGCTCAAGGCAGCCCAGGGGCCACCCCCTCCTGCTGGGCCTCCAAATGCAGACGTCCTGGCCTGCACACAGGAGGCCCTCCTGCAGAAGCTGACCTGGGCCTCAGCTGAGCTGGGCTCTAGCACCTCCCTGGAGACTAGCATCCAGCTGTGTAGCCTAATCCGAGCTTGTGCTGAGGCTCTGCGCAGCCTGCGGCAGCTTCGACACTAA
- the FAM89B gene encoding leucine repeat adapter protein 25 gives MNGLPSAEAPGGAGCALAGLPPLPRGLSGLLNASGGSWRELERVYSQRSRIHDELSRAARVPDGPRYASGATSAGPAAGPPGPRRPVNLDSALAALRKEMVGLRQLDMSLLCQLWGLYESIQDYKHLCQDLSLCQDLSSSLHSDSSYPPDAGLSDDDEPPDASLPPDPPPLTVPQTHNARDQWLQDAFHISL, from the exons ATGAATGGGCTCCCCTCGGCCGAGGCGCCGGGTGGCGCTGGCTGCGCCCTAGCCGGGCTCCCTCCGCTGCCGCGCGGCCTCAGCGGTCTCCTCAACGCAAGCGGGGGCTCGTGGCGGGAGCTGGAGCGCGTCTACAGCCAGCGCAGCCGCATCCACGACGAGCTGAGCCGCGCCGCCCGCGTCCCAGATGGGCCCCGCTACGCTTCGGGCGCCACCAGCGCGGGACCCGCCGCCGGTCCCCCCGGTCCGCGTCGTCCTGTCAATCTCGACTCAGCACTAGCAGCGCTGCGCAAGGAGATG GTGGGGCTGCGGCAGCTGGACATGTCCCTGCTGTGCCAGCTGTGGGGCTTGTACGAGTCAATCCAAGACTATAAGCACCTGTGCCAAGACTTGAGCCTGTGCCAGGACCTGTCATCCTCCCTGCATTCAGACAGCTCCTATCCACCTGATGCTGGCCTATCTGATGATGATGAACCTCCTGATGCCAGCCTGCCCCCGGACCCGCCACCCCTCACTGTGCCCCAGACACACAATGCCCGTGACCAGTGGCTGCAGGACGCCTTCCACATCAGCCTCtga